A genomic region of Pyrus communis chromosome 14, drPyrComm1.1, whole genome shotgun sequence contains the following coding sequences:
- the LOC137715695 gene encoding uncharacterized protein, translating into MGDRRRRSMAMQMTQYQARMQIEDAELFTAEVELINSFMQSEHDGESSHRGSVTERSYVQRDREECHDQMMKDYFIERSRFPSHDFWRRFRMRRELFESILNAVVNHDHYFERRVDATGRQGLSPHQNLTSAFRMLANGCSTDSTDKYCRLAESTVIEKLMRFCKAIEGIYGATYLRYPNRADLKRLLRKAEKRGFPGMIGSLDCMHWEWKNCPTAWAGQFKGCHDKPTIVLEAVASYDTWIWHAFFGVPGSNNDINVLWSSPLFDNVVNGWAPEFRYKVNGNRYELGYYLTDGIYPSWSTFFKSFSHVQRRNYIRRGKSLTGRMWRERSGFYKLDGPLLEGLHDFGSPKTSIQS; encoded by the coding sequence atgggtGATAGAAGAAGGCGTAGTATGGCAATGCAGATGACACAATACCAAGCAAGGATGCAGATTGAGGATGCAGAATTGTTCACTGCTGAAGTTGAACTTATCAACTCGTTTATGCAATCTGAGCACGATGGCGAATCTAGCCATCGTGGTTCTGTCACGGAGCGTTCATATGTGCAGCGTGATAGAGAAGAGTGTCATGATCAaatgatgaaagattatttcatcGAGCGTTCGAGATTTCCTTCTCATGATTTTTGGAGGCGGTTTCGGATGAGGAGAGAGCTTTTTGAAAGCATCTTGAATGCAGTTGTCAATCATGACCACTACTTTGAACGGAGGGTAGATGCCACAGGCCGACAAGGTCTATCACCTCATCAGAATCTCACATCTGCTTTTCGCATGCTAGCTAATGGATGCTCTACAGACTCAACTGACAAGTATTGCCGACTTGCAGAAAGTACTGTTATTGAGAAACTGATGCGCTTCTGTAAGGCAATTGAAGGCATATATGGAGCCACATACCTCCGCTACCCAAATCGTGCAGACTTGAAGAGACTTCTACGCAAGGCAGAAAAaagaggcttccctggcatgatagGAAGTCTCGATTGTATGCATTGGGAGTGGAAGAATTGTCCTACTGCTTGGGCTGGCCAATTCAAGGGCTGTCATGACAAGCCAACCATCGTGCTCGAGGCTGTGGCATCTTAcgacacatggatttggcatgctttcttcGGCGTTCCTGGATCAAACAACGATATCAACGTTCTTTGGTCTTCTCCTTTATTCGATAATGTTGTCAATGGATGGGCACCAGAATTTCGGTACAAGGTAAATGGTAATAGGTATGAGCTAGGTTACTACCTAACTGATGGTATTTATCCTAGTTGGTCTACTTTTTTCAAAAGTTTTTCTCATGTGCAAAGAAGAAATTATATTCGCAGAGGCAAGAGTCTtacaggaaggatgtggagagAACGTTCGGGATTCTACAAGCTCGATGGGCCATTGTTAGAGGGCCTGCATGATTTTGGCAGTCCGAAGACCTCCATtcaatcatga